The genomic region CGTGTTCGTATGCCAGCTTCACCAGAAATTGCTCGCATCAAAGCAACTTTGCGTGAACATAAGTTGGCTTCGGTTTGTGAAGAGGCTAATTGCCCAAATCTAGGTGAATGTTTCAGCAATGGTACTGCCACTTTTATGATTATGGGTGAAATTTGTACTCGTCGTTGCCCTTTCTGTGATGTTGCACATGGTCGCCCAAATCCACTTAGCGCTGATGAGCCAAAAGAGTTGGCTGCCGCTATACGTGATATGAAGCTTAAATATGTGGTTATTACTTCCGTAGATCGTGATGATCTTCGTGATGGTGGTGCTCAGCACTTTGTGGATTGCATTACAGAGACGCGAGCAGAAAGTCCAAATATTGAAATCGAAACATTGGTACCAGACTTTCGTGGTCGTATGGAAGTGGCTATTGATACACTTTCAATTGCACCACCAGATGTCTTTAACCATAATTTGGAATCCATTCCGCGTTTATATCGCCAAGTAAGACCTGGATCTGATTACCAATGGTCATTAGATCTTTTGAAGAATTTTAAAGATCGTTGTCCTGATGTGCCAACTAAATCTGGTTTGATGGTTGGTATGGGTGAGACATTTGAAGAGATTGTTGAAGTTCTGAAAGACTTGCGAGCTCACAATGTTGATATGTTGACGATTGGTCAATATTTGCAGCCTTCTAAGCATCATTTCCCAATGGCGCGTTTTGTTCCGCCAGAAGAATTTGCACGCTATGAAGAAGTTGCAAAAGAGTTAGGCTTTAAGCATGCGGCGTGTGGGCCTTTGGTTCGCTCGTCTTACCACGCAGATAAGCAAGCACATGGCGAGCACGTTTCTTAATTTGTTCGTTAGTTAGATTGAAGCGGAGTTAAGATGTTTCTTAGCCCCGCTTTTTTTATTTGGGCGAAGGAAAAAAATATACCTGATTTTCATTATGGCGTACTTTTAATGAAAGTAGTGCAGGTGTTCGGTTATTTAGATTTTGGGAGATGATATGAAGCCTTGGTCAATTAAAGATTCGATGGAACTATATAATGTCAGCCATTGGAGTAGTGATTTTTTTTCAATCAATGACAAAGGACGTGTTATTGCGTTACCTGATAGGGAAAATAGTATTGATTTGACTGAGCTTTCAGTAGCACTCAAACAGCAAGGTATTCCTTATCCTTGTCTTGTGCGTTTTCCCAATATTCTTCACTCACGCATTGAAAAAATTACCAACTCGTTTCAGCAAGCTATTGATTATTACAACTATCAATCGAAATATGCCATTGTTTACCCTATTAAGGTAAACCAACAGCGTCGAGTGGTCGAAGAAATTGCAGCATGTCAGCCTGACAATGCTGCCACTGTTGGTTTGGAAGCCGGTAGTAAGCCAGAATTGATGGCTGTTTTGGCTATGCATAAAAACGCTGATGGCATTATTGTTTGTAATGGCTATAAAGATCGTGAGTTTATTCATCTTGCGCTCATGGCCGAAAAAATGGGACATCAAGTCTTTATTGTTGTTGAGAAGATGCATGAGCTTGATTGGATTTTAGAAGAAGCCGATAAGATCGGTGTTCAACCGCGTATCGGTATCCGTATTCGCTTGGCATCTACTTGTACAACCCATTGGGGTAACAGTGGTGGAGAAAAATCTAAATTTGGCCTGACTACATCCCAATTG from Marinomonas rhizomae harbors:
- the lipA gene encoding lipoyl synthase; the protein is MTAERKRVVQGEKLRGADKMARIPVKIVPTEEIPRKPDWLRVRMPASPEIARIKATLREHKLASVCEEANCPNLGECFSNGTATFMIMGEICTRRCPFCDVAHGRPNPLSADEPKELAAAIRDMKLKYVVITSVDRDDLRDGGAQHFVDCITETRAESPNIEIETLVPDFRGRMEVAIDTLSIAPPDVFNHNLESIPRLYRQVRPGSDYQWSLDLLKNFKDRCPDVPTKSGLMVGMGETFEEIVEVLKDLRAHNVDMLTIGQYLQPSKHHFPMARFVPPEEFARYEEVAKELGFKHAACGPLVRSSYHADKQAHGEHVS